The following nucleotide sequence is from Acidovorax radicis.
TATACGCATGGGCAAGACGCCCTTCGATGCCGCGATGGAAGCGGCCGATGAAATCGGTCTGGCCGTGATCGCCACGACGTTCACGCTGGTGGCGGTGTTCCTGCCCACCGCGTTCATGGGCGGCGTTCCCGGAAAGTTCTTCCGCCAGTTCGGCATCACCGCTTCGGTCGCCGTGGTGGCCTCCTTGCTGGTCGCGCGCCTGCTCACCCCCATGATGGCCGCCTACCTGATGAAACCGGCCAAGGCGCATGACGAGGACGGGCACGACGGCAAGGTGATGACCCGGTACCTGGGTTGGGTGCAATCGGTGCTCAAGCACCGCAAACTGACCATGCTTGCGGTGGCGGTGTTTTTTATCCTGTCACTGTCCATGATCCCGCTTCTGCCAACCGGATTCATTCCGGCGCAGGACAAGTCCCAGTCGCAAGTCAGCATCACCCTGCCCCCGGGCAGCACCCTGGACGACACGGTGGCTGCAAGCAAGCAGGCGTCCGAGCTGCTGCGCAAGCTGCCGGAAGTACGCAGCGTGTTCATTTCTGCAGGAACGGCAACCACCGGCGGCGGCCCGTCTTCCAGTGCCACGGCCGATGTAAGCAGTGCCACGCTGACGGTAGAGCTCTCTGCGCGTGGCGACCGCTCGCTCAAGCAGTCGGCAGTGGAAGCCAAGATGAGAGACGCCCTGCGCGCCATCCCTGCCGCCCGGATTGCGGTGGGCAGCGGCGCCAATGGCGAAACGCTGGCCATCACGCTCGCTGGGGAGGATGTCACGGCCCTGGCGACTGCAGCATCGCAGGCCGAGGCACAGTTGCGCACACTCAACGGCATCGGCAACGTCACGTCGAGTGCGGCCCTGCAGCGGCCAGAAATTCAGATTCATCCGGATGCGGCGCGGGCCGCGGCGCTGGGCGTGACCACCGAGAGCCTGGCCGATGCAGTGCGCCTGGCCACCTATGGCGACTACTCCAATGCGCTTCCCAAGCTCAATCTGTCGGAGCGTCAGATTCCGGTGCGCGTTCGCATGGACCCGTCCGTTCGGGAGAACCTGAGCGCAGTGTCGCAGTTGCGCGTGCAGGGCAGCAATGGAACGGTCAATCTGGGTTCGGTTGCCGATATTTCTATGGGCAGCGGCCCATCACAGATCACGCGCCTGGATCGCGCGCGCAACATCACCCTGTCAGTCGAACTGGCTGGACGGCAGATCGGAGATGTGCAGAAGGAAGCGTCCGAATTGCCGGCCCTCAAGTCGCTGCCTGCCGGCGTGCACAGGGTCGAGCAAGGGGAGCTGCAGCGCATGTCGGAGTTGTTCCAGAGCTTTGGCGTCGCCATGGCCATCGGGATTTTCTGCATCTACGCAGTGCTGGTGCTGTTGTTCCACGACTTTCTGCAACCCGCCACCATTCTGTGCGCGCTGCCGTTGGCGCTGGGCGGCGCACTGTTTGCGTTGTTGGTGACGAATCAATCGTTCTCCATGCCGGCGGTGATCGGGCTGTTGATGCTGATGGGCATCGTGACGAAAAACTCAATCTTGCTGGTGGAGTACGCGATCATGGCGCGGCGTGAACACGGCATGAGCCGCTTTGACGCCATTATGGACGCTTGCCACAAGCGCGCCCAGCCGATCATCATGACGACCATCGCCATGGGCGCAGGCATGATGCCCAACGCCCTTGGGCTGGGCGCCGAGCCCAGCTTTCGCCAGCCGATGGCAATCGTTGTGATTGGTGGGCTGATCACCTCGACGGTCCTCAGTTTGATCGTTGTGCCGGTGGTGTTCACCTATGTCGATGATCTGCTGGAGTGGCTGCGCAGCAAGCTGCCGGGGCGGTCAAGAGCGGCCCCTGACGCATGACGAACTCGCCCGCTCTGCGATAGAAGGAGATGCGTGTTGCCGCCAGCTATTCTGGTTAGTTAAAGTCGTAAACCCAAGTCCAGCATCCATGCGGCTTAGCGCACTGATCCGCCAAGTAGCCGTCAATCTAAAGTCGTAACTCATCCAGGTGCGCTGCAGCGACCACTCAAATACGGACTTGCGGCAGGTTCAACGAAGCCTTTCTACTACTGCTGCATGCCAAGCATCTGCGTCCAAGATCCGGGCTTGAACGCGACCACTCGTCTTGGATGCCAAGGCCTTGACGGATATCAGCTGACAGCGAGAACCTTCCTGCTTCTATTTTCCGGCCAGATGTCCAGACATAGAGTCAAATCCCTGAATCCTTTAGGAAAGGCTGGTTGAGGCGGCGGATTCAAGCGGTCGATGCAACACATTCGCTGAACATCTCAGCGGGTGTGAGGTGCTCCAACAGCTCCTTCTTCAAGGCGCCACGCGCTTGGATGAACAGACTACGGTAGATGGTCTCGTGTGACACGTGCTGACTCTCGTCGCAAGGATAGCTCGTGGGTGGCACGGGCGACGTCTTGAATTCCATTCACACGTTACCCACGCCCCCTGGCATACATCAACCCTTGGCCAGACTCCGCTGCCTGCGCCAACCCAGGAATCCCAGCACAGCCGACAAAGCAGCCCCAGCGCCCGAAGCGCATCCACAGGGATGGATGGACACTGCACCGCCTCCAAGAGGGCCCGCTGCCAGTGCAAACGGGTCGCTGATACGGCACGGGGTCAGGTCCGAGTCGCCTGCGTCGTCGTCGGTGATGGTGCAGGTCACCGTCTACAGCCTGCGGCGTTGGCAGGCGTTGACCCGCTTTGTCGATGACGGGCAATTGCCCGTCGACAACAACCACATCGAGAACCAAATCCGACCGATTGCCATTGGGCGCAACAACTGGTTGTTTGTCGGCTCGCTTCGCGCGGGCCAACGCGGTGCCGCTGTGATGAGCCTGATTCAAAGCGCTCGACTCAATGGTCGCGACCCCTACGCTTACCTCACAGATGTTCTGACGTGCCTGCCAACCCAACAGGCCAGCTTGGTACATGAGCTGTTGCCGCACCGCTGGCAGCCGGGTTTATGGGGATGAACCAGAGGCACGTACGCCGCTTGTCGCCATCCACGCCTTAACCAATCACGAACTTGCAAATCTCGCGCGAGTACTCTTGGAGAAACGTATGTTTGTTGGGCAGTGGCTCTGTTGCATGGGGCGGGGGGGTGTCCATGAATGAAAAGTGACCAGCCCCTTTTGTGACGCGAACGTCCACGGAAACCGAATCGCGCATGGCACTCGCCATCCATTCGGTTTGGGCTGGAGGAGTGATGCTATCCGCCGAACCTACCCACGTAAGGACTGGAACTCGCACGGCATCAAGTGCTGCGGGCGCTCGAAAGAACCCGGTTGGGGGAGCCAAGAGAGCTAGACGAGACAAGCGACCGTCCGGTGCAATCCAGATGCGTCGACCTGGCTCTAACCACATGTGAGCCCCCGCCATGGCGACGAGGGTGGCCGCGCCAATCGAATGCCCCACACCTATCGCCTTCGCCGTGGGCGCAATGAATACGTCGAGTGCGAGGGAGAGACGTCTTGCGCGGAGAGTCAGTTCGTCCTCGCTTGGAGTACTCGAAGCAAGACGCTCGAAATGCGGCGCAACGACCATGCAGCCAGACTCGGCCAAAGCGTTGAGGAGAGTAGCGTGACGTTCTGGTTGGCCGCCCGCGCCCACTGCGAAAAGAACCACAGGAGCACCGGTGGCGGCTTCCTGCACTGACACCTTGAATGAATCCACTCCGTCTTGCAGCGTCTGCGTCAGCATTAAAAATTAACTCCTTACTATATGCGGCCTCGATTGGGTCTCGCACGATGCATTGTCATCAAGTTCTTACCCCGTCTAGTGGGTTGCATCGACCGGTTGAATCCGCCCTGCGGAGCCGACAGCGGCGGCGTTTGGCCCAAGTTCAAACAAAATCTATTTGGGATGGGCACATACGAAATGGGAAGCGATGGCGGCGCCCAATCGCGTGCGATATTCGTTTCATTTTTGTTGTCGAGATCGCTGGCAGCGATGCCTTGAATACAATGCCGTCATGAGTCGGCCATCTGCATCAGCACCCGTTGAGTGGGTAAGGCACGCCGAACCCATCGACGGCGTGAAGCGCATCGAGGCTCGTTTTCACGGCAAGGCGTATGCAATGCACCGCCACGACACATATGGGTTCGGTAGCACCCTGGCCGGCGTTCAGAGCTTCAATTACCGACGCACCCGACGTGACAGCTTGCCTGGCCACACAATGGTGCTGCACCCCGATGAACCCCACGACGGTCAGGCCGGTACTGACGAGGGTTTCGAGTACCGCATGGTTTATGTTGAGCCCGCCCTCATCCAAGCGGTGCTCCAGGGGCAAGCATTGCCCTTCATCGAGGGGGGCGTGACCACGGACCCGCGCTTAGCGATTGCGGCCCAAAACTTGCTCTGGCACATAGACACGCGGCCGGAGCCCCTTGAACACAGCAATGCAATTGCCGAGCTAGCGTTCGCCCTGGAAGCCGGGGCAGGCGCTCCTGCACGTCTGCCAAAGGGCGACTTTCTTGCCGCGCAACGTGCATACGACTACCTGCACGCCAATCAGGAAAAAGTCGTTGCGCTGGGCGAGCTCGAGGCAGCAGCGGGGCGTGACCGGTGGAGCCTGTCGCATGACTTTCGCATCTTCTACGGTACGAGCCCTTATCGTTTTCAGACGATGAGGCGACTTGACGCGGTGCGTCGCATGTTGACGAGCGGTGCATCTCTGGCGGACGCTGCTGCGACAGCTGGGTTTGCCGACCAGAGCCACATGACCCGCCATTTCACCAAGACCTTCGGACTGACGCCTGGGCGGTGGCTTCGAATGGCATCCGGTGGACGTGCTGCTTAGCTATCGGCCAAGAACGTTCAATACAGGGTTTAAAGCTCTGGGTAGATTCGCCTTCTTTTACTAGGAAGGAGCGATCCATGTTCATGCCCCTCAACTCAACTGCAGCGCCTGCCGGGCGCGGCCAATGCCAAGCAATTGACCTGATCCAGAAGATCGACAGCATCGATGGTCACTGGCAACCGCGCGTCGTCGCTGAAATGAACGACTACCAGTTCAAGGTAGTAAAGGTACAAGGCGAGTTTCCATGGCACGTGCATGCCGAGACCGACGAGACATTCGTCGTGTTGGAAGGCGAGTTGAGGATCGCTCATCGGGCTAGCACTGGCGGCGAAGGGGTCATCGTGTTGCGCGCGGGACAGATGGCGGTGGTTCCCAAGGGTATTGAGCACAAACCATCTGCAATTGCGGAAGTGAAAATGCTACTGATAGAGCCGCGAGGCGTGGTGAACACGGGTGATGGCGCGCCGGGGGCACGCACGGTAGAGAATGATCAGTGGATCTGAACCGAGACCCGCGCATATGTTGTTCCGCCTCGCGCGCAATGACTGGCGGCCCAGCAATGGGGTTAATGGGAGTTCAGACCGTTGGGGGAAGCGATGCGGCATGAAGCGCGCGGCCGGCCATGTCCGTGGGCCAGGCCGTTCGGAACCTCTCTAGCGCGCAAGTGCGCATCGCGAGTGCAGACCACAGTTGACCTTGCCCCTGTTTCGCGTAGTTCTTAACCCGGTCTTCGCTCACCCGGATGCTACGCGCCAGCAGTTCCTTGTGCATGCGTGGCCAACCGTATTCGCCCTTGACCTCGGCGTGGATGGCGCGGATGGCGCGGATGTGCACCAGCACAGCCTCGTCGCTGTGACGTCGACCGGGACCGCTGCGGCCATGACCATCCTCTCGCCGACGCAACCAGTTGAAGTAGCCGCTGGCGCTGACCTCCAGCACCCCGCACGACACGCTCACTGGGTACAGTTTTCTCATCTGGTCAATCCAGGCGTACCTCGCAGCGTTTCCTGCGCGAAGTGCGGCGGTTTTTTTTCGATGTCACGCTCCATGCGAAGACGGCTGTCAGCACTCCATTTGGCGATAGCAGCCGATGGTCAATGCAGGATCGGCATTCAGCGGTCTAGCGCACGCAGTACAACCGCGAGGTTCTTCACCGCGATCTCCAGTTCCTTCGGCGCATACGCGGCAAAGCCCATGAGGAACCCCGGCCGGCACGCGCCCGATGCATGCAATGGCGTAAGCCCCAGCAAATCAATACCAGCACGCTGCGCTGCGCCCATGATTTCCAGTTCGGGAATATCGCGAATGAGCCGACAAGGCATTTGCATGCCGCCGTCCGGCACTTCTGATTCCACGAAGTCTGTCAGGTGCTCGCGTACGAGCTGCGCCAGGACATCGCGCCGCTCACAATAGACGGCACGCATGGTTCGCACATGCGCCCCGAAATGCCCGCCCTCCATGAAGCGCGCCAGGGTCAGTTGCGCAATTGGCGCGCTGTGTCCATCCAGCAAGGTGCGTGCGGCGGTCATTGGCGCCACAAGCTCAGGCGGAAGCACCATGAAGGCAATACGCAAGCCCGGAAACATCGACTTGGTGAACGTGCCGATGTAGATCGTTCGCTGCTGCGGGTCCAGCCCCTGTACGCAGGCCGTGGGTTTGCCCGCGTAATGGAACTCGCTGTCATAGTCATCCTCGATGATCCAGGCATGGTGCTGCTGGGCCCATTCGATGACGTCCAACCTCCGGTCCAGTGCCAACGTGACTCCGGTTGGAAACTGGTGCGAAGGCGTAAGAAACACCGCCTTGCCCGGTTGTCGCACCTTGCGCAGGTGCCCCACCTGCATTCCCTCGGCATCCAGCGGGACGGGCACGCATTCCAGCCCCGCGGCGTCGAACGCCTTGCGCGCGCCGTGGTACATGGGGTCTTCGGTGAAGATGCGATCGCCAGCATCCAGCAGCACGGTAGCGCACAGGGTCAAGGCTTGCTGTGAACTGGTGACCACCAGCACACGCTCGGGGGTCGCATGCGCGCCGCGTTCGAGGTTGACGTAATTGGCAATCGCGCGCCGTAGCGGCTCCAGTCCTTGCGGGGGGCTGTGCAGCAGTGCTGTGGTGCCCCAGTCCTTCAACACCTGCCGCTCCAGCCGCTCCCAGGTGGGCAGTGGGAAAGTGCGCGTTTCCGGCACGCCAGGAGCGAACGGGCGAGGCGTCAGAAAGTCTCGTACCCCGCCAGCACGGTACATGGCCGCACCGCGCTGGCTCAGCTGCAGAGGTACCCGCTGTGGTCCAAGGCGCCGCGCCGTGCCACATCCAGGCAAACGCAAAGCCCGCTCCGAAACGAAGCTGCCGCTGCCCACGCGTCGCTCGATAAAACCCTCAGCATGCAACTGGCTGTATGCCGACTCCACTGTGTCGCGTGACACGTCCAGCGACTTCGCCAGGGCGCGGGAAGCAGGCAGCGGTGTGGCGACATCGAGTGCACCGTCGAGTATCAGTTGCCGAATCGCGCGTTGAATGCGCGCGTGCAAGGGCAACGCCCCATTTGCCGGATCAAGGACCCAGGCTTTTACGGATTCGAGTTGTGCATGCTTGAACAATTGGCCGGTATCGCATCAAAAAATTGGTGGGGCGCAGTATGCCATTCAAGATCTATAAATCCTTACCAGGTTCAGCCCAATAGATCACTCTCAAGAGCCCGATACAAACCATGTCATCCGCCTCGTCCTCCCCATCCTCCCGTTTGCTTGATCTCACCCATCCCATCGTCGCGGGTCTCATTTCGGTCATCGTCAACTATGGCGGGACTTTCATTTTGGTGTTCCAGGCGGCCAAGGTGGCAGGCCTGAGCCCGGAGTTGACGGGATCGTGGGTGTGGTCGATTTCGATTGGCGTGGGCGCCACGGGAATCATCCTGAGCTGGCTGACGCGCGAGCCGATCATTACCGCGTGGTCCACGCCGGCTGCAGCGTTCCTGGTGACGGCGCTGGCGACCACTCCCTATGCCGAAGCGGTGGGCGCGTATCTGATTTCAGCCGCTGCTTTTGTGGTGCTAGGCCTATCGGGATGGTTCGAGCGCCTGATCCGGCTGATTCCACATGGTGTGGCGGCAGGTTTGCTCGCAGGCATCTTGCTGCAATTTGGTATCAAGGCTTTCGGCGGCATGAACATCGACCCGTTGTTGGCCGGTTTGCTCATCGTGACCTATGTGGTGCTCAAGCGGTTCAGTGCGCGCTATGCCGTCGTTGGCATTCTGGTGCTGGGCCTGCTCTTTCTGCTGACGCAGGATCGGGTAGACCTGTCGGGGTTGGCGTTGAAGCCCGCCGCGCCGGTCTTCACCATGCCGGTGTTCTCGCTCAGTGCTTTGCTGGGCGTCGCACTGCCGCTGTTCCTCATCACGCTGACCGGCCAGTACATGCCGGGCATGCTGGTGCTTCGCAACGACGGGTTCAAGACCAGCGCCAATCCCATCGTGACGCTGACCGGGCTGGGATCGCTGCTGATGGCGCCGTTCGGCTCACACGCCTTCAACGTTGCTGCCATCACGGCAGCCATCGCAACGGGCCGGGAAGCGCACGAAGATCCGTCCAAGCGCTGGATTGCAGGCATCGCCGCAGGCCTGTGCTACATCCTCGTGGGCGTATTCGGCGTGACACTGGCCGCTGTCTTCATGGCCCTTCCGGCGACCTTCATCACGACGCTGGCGGGCCTGGCGCTGCTGGGTACCATTGGCGGTAGCCTGGCCACCGCCTTGGCCGACATGAAGACGCGAGAAGCGTCTCTGATCACCTTCCTGGCTTCGGCGGCCAACATCACATTGCTGGGCATCGGTGGCGCATTCTGGGGCCTGGTAATTGGATTGGTGGCCCATGCCGCGCTCAACGGACAACGGCCGCACCGTGGGCGACAGGCCATCGCGGCACCGACTGCCAAACCCGCGATCAACGGGGAGAGAGCAAATGCCTGAGCCGTCCCACACACTGACCCGTCACGACCAGCATGGCCACTATCCCCAGGCAGCCTCCGTCGAGGACTTCCGACACAACCTGGCAGCAGTACGGGCTCGCATGGATGCCGCCTGCCACCGCGCTGGGCGTGATCCTTCCGGGGTCCGCCTGCTGCCAGTGAGCAAGACCAAGCCCGAGGCCAGCCTGCGCCTGGCCTACGCGGCCGGTTGCCGCGTGCTGGGTGAAAACAAGGTGCAGGAAGCCTTCGGCAAATGGGAGGCCATGCAGGATCTGACTGATCTGCACTGGTCGGTCATCGGCCATCTGCAGACCAACAAGGCCAGGCTGGTGGCGCGCTTCGCCAGTGAGTTCCAGGCACTGGACAGTCTGCGCGTGGCCGAGGCGCTGGAGCGACGCCTGCAGGCCGAGGGCCGCGCGCTGGATGTGTTCGTGCAGGTCAACACCTCGGGCGAGATCAGCAAGTACGGGCTGTCGCCCGAGGACGTTCCGGCCTTCCTGCGCGCGCTGCCCGCTTTCCCGGCACTGCGCGTGCGAGGGCTGATGACGCTCGCGCTGTTTTCTTCCGATGCTGAGCGGGTGCGCCAGTGCTTCATTCTGCTGCGCACTTTGCGCGACCAGTTGCGCCAGAGTGCGCCCGCCAGCATCGCCTTGGAGGAGCTGTCCATGGGCATGTCCGGCGATTTCGAGATCGCCATCGAGGAAGGCGCCACGGTGGTTCGTGTTGGCCAAGCCATCTTTGGCGCTCGCCCCTTGCCGGATAGCTACTATTGGCCCGGCGAGCCCAGTACCAAGGAGCCACGCCCGTGAAAACCGTCATTGCCCTGCGACATCTGCATTTTGAAGACCTGGGTACGCTCGAGCCCCTGCTGGTGGCGCGCGGTTATGCGGTGCGCTATGTAGATAGCCACCACCGATGATTTGCATGCCCTTGACATGGCAGCAGCTGATCTGCTGGTGGTACTGGGTGGTCCCATAGGCGCCTTCGATGACCACATCTACCCTTTCATCCGCGACGAACTGGCGGTAGTTCTGCAGCGGCTGGCAAGCAGGCGCCCGCTGCTGGGGATCTGCCTGGGGGCACAGCTGATTGCCCGCGCACTTGGTGCAAGTGTTGCCAGCATGGGTGTCAAGGAAATCGGCTTTGCGCCACTGACACTGACCCAGGATGGCGAGGGGTCACCATTGGCGGCGCTGGGCCAAACGCCGGTGCTGCACTGGCATGGCGACCACTTCGGCATTCCCGACGGAGCAACGAGACTGGCGGGGACACAAACCTGCGCCAATCAAGCTTTCAGCATAGGGCGCAATGTGCTGGCCCTGCAATGCCATCTGGAGGCCAACCCGCGCCAAATCGAGCGCTGGCTCGTTGGTCATGCCTGCGAACTGGCGCAGGCTGGCATCGACGCGCGTGCCTTGCGCAGCGAAGCGCAAGCTCTGCAATCCGGCTTGCCGCAGGTGGCCCGGGCTGTATTTACCGCGTGGCTGAACGAGGTGGAGACAGTCCCTCCCAGGGAGGCTTCATGAGCGAAGCCTGCCTTGGACAGCATGGTGTGCGCATTGACACATAGCTTGGCAGCGCCACGTTTCGTCATAAATCCAAAGAAACAGCGCTCCTAAACGCTCTTCTCGTCCTTGGCATGTTTGCCTCCTAAACACATCACGTCATTCGATACGTCCGGGAAACTGGGGGAAGCCCATGGATGCGAGAGCGGGGTTTACGACTTTAAGCACCAGGAATAAGAGTATTCTGGGTAATTAAAGTCGTAAACCCCGACCCAGTATCCATGCGGTCTAGCGTCTTACTCGGCCAAGTGGCGGTCAATCTAAAGTCGTAAACTCTACGAGCCCGTTCAAAGTCTTTTGAGCAACAGAGCCAAGAATGCCAAGTGGATGAACTGCAAGCTGGTGTTCAGTAACCTCTCGCAGTTCTTCCAAAGTCGGCGGTTCTTCTCCAGCCACGCAAAGCTGCGCTCCACCACCCAACGCTGGGGTATCACCTTGAACGTATGCAGTTCACTGCGCTTGGCAATTTGCACGCTGATGTGCCCGCCCAGAATCTCTTGGACGCCCTGTGCGAACGGCTTGCCCACATAGCCGCTGTCACACAACAGCGCTTGCACCCGGCTCAAAGCAGGTTTGCAGCGCTGCAATGCTTGCAAGGCCTCTTTGCTATCTGTCACTTGTGCCGTGGTCACTGCAACTGCGTGCGGCAGCCCCTGCGTATCCACCGCAATGTGGCGCTTGATGCCCGAGACTTTCTTGCCCGCGTCATAGCCCTTCAAGGCTGCGGTGTCCGTGTTCTTCACGCTCTGCGCGTCCACGATCAAGAACGCGCTTGAGGCGTTGCTTCCGAAGTCTCTCTCGGGCCGCGCCAACCTGATTTTTTTAAAGCCTGCTCCAGCAGGCTGCCACCCTCACGCGGCTCGCTCCAGATGGCAAAGTACGCATGCACCGTGCGCCACTTGGGGAAGTCGCTGGGCAACGCCCGCCACTGGCAGCCGGTTCGCAGCAAATAGAGCACTGCGCAGAAAACCTCGTACAGATCCACCTTGCGCGGCGCGGTCTTCCTGCGCGCGCTCTCCAATAGTGGCTTGATGGTCTCGAATTGTTCGCGACTGATGTCGCTCGGATAGCTCTTTCTCACTCCCCGAGCTTCTCACATCATCGGGGAGACTTTGAACAGGCTCCAAGCGGACGGACCTGTACGCGATGGGGATGCGCAATGGCACCCAGACCCGTACGCTCCCCGCGCTAACCACGATGGTGAGCGCGCAAGGCACCAGCTTTGTGGTAGGGATGCGTCACCGGTTCTGAGCACGCACCCTTCGACCGGTTTTCGCCAGGTGTTTGGATGCGCTCATTGAGTTGACGCGTTGAGGAAATCTGAGCCATGAAGGGCGCAAAACAGGCCTTCTTTGGCGGCGTAATCGGTAGGTTCACCGGTGCAGAACGAAGTATGCTTCTCGGTCAATTCACTCGCTGTCGTCTGGCCGCTCTACCAATGCCATCGGATCTTCTTGCACCACTTCACCCGGTGATCCTGTCTGGCGGCAGCGGCACACGGCTGTGGCCGCTGTCACGTGCCGAGTACCCCAAGCAGCTATTGGCGCTCACTGGCAACAACACGTTGCTGCAAGCCACAGCGTGCAGGACGGCGTCACTGCCCGGTGCGCAGTCGGCCATAGTGATCGCTGGCGACGAGCACCGCTTCCTTGTGCGGGACCAGTTGCTCAAGGCAGGGTGTGCCCCGGCGCACATTTATCTGGAGCCCGAGGGGCGCAACACGGCGCCTGCCATTGCCCTGGCCGCGCTGCACCTGGCAGCAAGCAGCCCCGATTCGCTCATGCTCGTGCTGCCTGCCGACCATGTGGTGGACGACCAGCTTGCGTTTGCGGAGGCGGTAGCCACCGCGCAGCATGCCGCTCGCCAGGGGTGGCTGTGCACTTTCGGCATCGCGCCGTCCTACCCAGAGACGGGGTATGGCTACATCCAGGTGGGCGCGGCACTGGCGGATGCGCCGCACGTCATGCACGTGAGCCGCTTTGTCGAAAAGCCCGATCTCGCCCAAGCCCGCCGCCTGCTTGACGAGGGCGGATACCTCTGGAACAGCGGGATCTTCCTTTTCACCGCGCGGGCGTTTCTGGATGAGCTGAAGGCACACAGACCGGATGTGCTGGCCGCCGCCACGGTGGCCTGGCAGGGCCGCAGCGAGGACATGTTTTTTTTGCGCCCGCAAGCCGAAGCGTTCATGGCATGTGCCAGCATTTCCATCGACTACGCCGTCATGCAGCCCACGGCGAAAGCCGTGGTGGTGCCTGCCAGTTTCCCTTGGAGCGATGTCGGCAGTTGGGATGCCGTGTGGCAGGCATCGCCCAAGGACGCCAACCACAACAGCGTGGCCGGGGATGTGCTGCTGCACGACACCCGCAACAGCTT
It contains:
- a CDS encoding efflux RND transporter permease subunit, which produces MNISSWSIRNPVPAILLFLLLTVLGAIGFHRLEIQDFPDMDLPTIAVTASLEGAAPSQLETEVARKIEDKLASLTRLDHITTTITDGSVSISVSFEIDKDSEVALSEVRNAVDSARAELPASMSAPTVSKQTSASSAILTYTLESSRLDEQDLSWFVDNDVSRAMLAVKGVASVARVGGIDREVHVDLDPSLMAGLGVTPSAVSSQLKAVQKESSGGLGQIGAQRQSTRTIATVGTAAEIAAISIPLGQGRYVRLDQVARVTDTYADRSTRAFRDGVPVIGFQITRSKGYSDVGVVDDVRAAIQQFAQSHPAEKIIEASTSVTPIQENYDGSMDLLLEGAVLAILVVWWFLRDWRATIVAAAALPLSIIPTFGFMALIGYSMNTVTLLSLALVVGILVDDAIVEIENIARHIRMGKTPFDAAMEAADEIGLAVIATTFTLVAVFLPTAFMGGVPGKFFRQFGITASVAVVASLLVARLLTPMMAAYLMKPAKAHDEDGHDGKVMTRYLGWVQSVLKHRKLTMLAVAVFFILSLSMIPLLPTGFIPAQDKSQSQVSITLPPGSTLDDTVAASKQASELLRKLPEVRSVFISAGTATTGGGPSSSATADVSSATLTVELSARGDRSLKQSAVEAKMRDALRAIPAARIAVGSGANGETLAITLAGEDVTALATAASQAEAQLRTLNGIGNVTSSAALQRPEIQIHPDAARAAALGVTTESLADAVRLATYGDYSNALPKLNLSERQIPVRVRMDPSVRENLSAVSQLRVQGSNGTVNLGSVADISMGSGPSQITRLDRARNITLSVELAGRQIGDVQKEASELPALKSLPAGVHRVEQGELQRMSELFQSFGVAMAIGIFCIYAVLVLLFHDFLQPATILCALPLALGGALFALLVTNQSFSMPAVIGLLMLMGIVTKNSILLVEYAIMARREHGMSRFDAIMDACHKRAQPIIMTTIAMGAGMMPNALGLGAEPSFRQPMAIVVIGGLITSTVLSLIVVPVVFTYVDDLLEWLRSKLPGRSRAAPDA
- a CDS encoding YggS family pyridoxal phosphate-dependent enzyme, producing the protein MPEPSHTLTRHDQHGHYPQAASVEDFRHNLAAVRARMDAACHRAGRDPSGVRLLPVSKTKPEASLRLAYAAGCRVLGENKVQEAFGKWEAMQDLTDLHWSVIGHLQTNKARLVARFASEFQALDSLRVAEALERRLQAEGRALDVFVQVNTSGEISKYGLSPEDVPAFLRALPAFPALRVRGLMTLALFSSDAERVRQCFILLRTLRDQLRQSAPASIALEELSMGMSGDFEIAIEEGATVVRVGQAIFGARPLPDSYYWPGEPSTKEPRP
- a CDS encoding IS5 family transposase (programmed frameshift), whose amino-acid sequence is MRKSYPSDISREQFETIKPLLESARRKTAPRKVDLYEVFCAVLYLLRTGCQWRALPSDFPKWRTVHAYFAIWSEPREGGSLLEQALKKSGWRGPRETFGSNASSAFLIVDAQSVKNTDTAALKGYDAGKKVSGIKRHIAVDTQGLPHAVAVTTAQVTDSKEALQALQRCKPALSRVQALLCDSGYVGKPFAQGVQEILGGHISVQIAKRSELHTFKVIPQRWVVERSFAWLEKNRRLWKNCERLLNTSLQFIHLAFLALLLKRL
- a CDS encoding PLP-dependent aminotransferase family protein, giving the protein MFKHAQLESVKAWVLDPANGALPLHARIQRAIRQLILDGALDVATPLPASRALAKSLDVSRDTVESAYSQLHAEGFIERRVGSGSFVSERALRLPGCGTARRLGPQRVPLQLSQRGAAMYRAGGVRDFLTPRPFAPGVPETRTFPLPTWERLERQVLKDWGTTALLHSPPQGLEPLRRAIANYVNLERGAHATPERVLVVTSSQQALTLCATVLLDAGDRIFTEDPMYHGARKAFDAAGLECVPVPLDAEGMQVGHLRKVRQPGKAVFLTPSHQFPTGVTLALDRRLDVIEWAQQHHAWIIEDDYDSEFHYAGKPTACVQGLDPQQRTIYIGTFTKSMFPGLRIAFMVLPPELVAPMTAARTLLDGHSAPIAQLTLARFMEGGHFGAHVRTMRAVYCERRDVLAQLVREHLTDFVESEVPDGGMQMPCRLIRDIPELEIMGAAQRAGIDLLGLTPLHASGACRPGFLMGFAAYAPKELEIAVKNLAVVLRALDR
- a CDS encoding cupin domain-containing protein, translated to MPLNSTAAPAGRGQCQAIDLIQKIDSIDGHWQPRVVAEMNDYQFKVVKVQGEFPWHVHAETDETFVVLEGELRIAHRASTGGEGVIVLRAGQMAVVPKGIEHKPSAIAEVKMLLIEPRGVVNTGDGAPGARTVENDQWI
- a CDS encoding benzoate/H(+) symporter BenE family transporter — encoded protein: MSSASSSPSSRLLDLTHPIVAGLISVIVNYGGTFILVFQAAKVAGLSPELTGSWVWSISIGVGATGIILSWLTREPIITAWSTPAAAFLVTALATTPYAEAVGAYLISAAAFVVLGLSGWFERLIRLIPHGVAAGLLAGILLQFGIKAFGGMNIDPLLAGLLIVTYVVLKRFSARYAVVGILVLGLLFLLTQDRVDLSGLALKPAAPVFTMPVFSLSALLGVALPLFLITLTGQYMPGMLVLRNDGFKTSANPIVTLTGLGSLLMAPFGSHAFNVAAITAAIATGREAHEDPSKRWIAGIAAGLCYILVGVFGVTLAAVFMALPATFITTLAGLALLGTIGGSLATALADMKTREASLITFLASAANITLLGIGGAFWGLVIGLVAHAALNGQRPHRGRQAIAAPTAKPAINGERANA
- a CDS encoding AraC family transcriptional regulator gives rise to the protein MSRPSASAPVEWVRHAEPIDGVKRIEARFHGKAYAMHRHDTYGFGSTLAGVQSFNYRRTRRDSLPGHTMVLHPDEPHDGQAGTDEGFEYRMVYVEPALIQAVLQGQALPFIEGGVTTDPRLAIAAQNLLWHIDTRPEPLEHSNAIAELAFALEAGAGAPARLPKGDFLAAQRAYDYLHANQEKVVALGELEAAAGRDRWSLSHDFRIFYGTSPYRFQTMRRLDAVRRMLTSGASLADAAATAGFADQSHMTRHFTKTFGLTPGRWLRMASGGRAA